gaaaaatgtcTTTCTCTGCGATCGAATTGAAATAAActttatacatacatatacatatatatatttataacatATAGGGGAACTGTTGTTCTTACCATGATGGCTTGTCTCTCCTGACGGATCCTCTTCAGCACGGCATCTGTGTCCGACTCCATCATGTAGACCATAGGGGAGAGAAATCGTTGACTGAGGGGCAGTGAGGGGACCACATCATGTCCTGAGCGAGCTAGCCCAGCAGGCATCATGGGGTTAAACAGAGGGTATGCACTGTAGACGGAGCCCTCAAACATCGGAACGCCACTGTAGACGCCTTGATGCTGATGAGATTTAGATGTGTTTAGATTAGATTGATGTTTATTGTCCTAAAAGAGTCAAATCTTACCACAGATCACACATTGCACATACATGCACTGTatagaaacacagtagaaaacaaacaGCACACAGCCAGACATAAATAATACCCCTCCTGTCCCACACCTGTTGCCAAGGTGGACAGAGACTCAGCCTCCGGTGGAGCTGCTGGTTCTCTGCTGGTTCTCTGtaggtcttctctctcttttctcccagaCAAGGGTGTTCATTACTGGGCATGCTGTCCTCCAGGACTTTCCCCTCCTGGGGCTTGGGGAGGGAGAGATCCAGGGGTTGGTCATTCTGGGAGCTACCGGACCCGGCGGTCCTTCCTTGGGGGATGGTTCGACTCCAATGAGGGGTGAGAGTGGTGGAGGAAAGGTCCAGGCAGAGGGGAGAGTCGATCTCTGAAGAGGGTAATGGTCCTATTGGTAGCAGTGAGGACATGTCTGTAGCAGGGCTCGTTGGTGCTGGTTGGCCGGGGCTGCCGCCACTCCTGCCACTCTTCTGTCTAGACCAATAGGATCTCATGGATAGTGAGTCTGGGCGGGGCTGTAGGGGGGAGTGCATGGCGACCAGCAGCTCCTGAGGGACAGAGTGCCAGCTGGGTCTCTGGAGAGGAGACTTATCTTTGGAGAAACCGTTAGCCATCGCTGAGGTTTTATTGTTGTTGTCTGGTGGGGGTGGCTGGAGAGGGTTTctggaggagaagtagaggggagagaggtggtcTTTGCGGCGAGGACCTTCAGGCACCTCCATGGCCTGCCGGTTCACCTTACAGAGGTAGCGCTCATGCTGCAGTAACACGGCAGGGCTGGGGAAGAGCTGGGAGCACCAGTGGCATGTCACCCCACCTCCACCCCTGTACCCGTCACCCGAGCCGGTTCGGTTGCGTTTCAGCGGTTTTGGAACATCCGCCTTCCTGTCTCGCCCTCCGTTGTGAATCCCcagtctcccctcctccctgggtGAGCctacttctccctcctccctgtcaaACATCTCCTGCAGCATCTGCTCAAACTTGCCCCCGGCGCTGGTATGGAGGTACGGCAGCAGGTTGGTGCCCTTGAACACGTTGTCCCGGAGGGAGAACTCCGCTGGGGGGTCCCACAGCCTGCCTAGATCCCGGCCCTGGAGGACCCCCCTGCTCTGGTCCCCAGGGGGGTACAGCTCCCTCCCTAAGCCCATTGGTGACTGACGCTTCTGGGTGTGAGGAAGGTAGGGAGAGCCCTTTCCACTGCTGTTCCTACTGCTTCCTGCTGAGGGTGATGCAGGAGAGGACTGGTAGGTCCCCTGGCTATGTCTGTTGTTATagctctcccctccacctctacgtcctcctcctcctcctcctcctccccctgtcaaGCACTTCTTACTGCTGAGGTGTGAGCTGTAGGAGCCAGAGTGAGAGAAGCGCTTCTTGCAGTTGGAACATTCATACGGTTTCTCACCTAAAGAAGGAAGCACAGACACGGAACCTCAGTTGAAGATGCTtcgcgtcgtgcctaagaacaaccCTTAGTCGTGTATTAATTACCATGGGTTCTCATGTCTTATTGCTTTAACATAAAACCAATCAAATTGATTTGGAATATTTAATGTAAGAAAAGGTGAAATTACCACTGTGGATGCGGAGGTGCTCTTTGAGGTGGTGTTTGTACTTGAAGGATTTCCCGCACTGAAAACACTTGAACTTCCTGCTCTCCGCACCATGGTCAATGTACTGCACCAATCACAAACACGCATTCAGTCAAATCAGTTCTGGTCAACAGGAGATTGAGAGTCAACTCAGATTGCATATCATGCCTTTTCTACAGTCaaactacagtgcatttggaaagtattcagacccctagactctttccacattttgttacgctatagccttattctaaaatggattaaataaaacatgttcctcatcaatctacacacaacaccccacaatgacatcacaataccccataatgacatcacaataccccataacaacaaacaaagattttttttgtgtgcaaatttctaaagaaaaaaacaatacagaaatagctTGAttccagaagtattcagacccgttgctatGAGACGCAAAATGAAGCTccagtgcatcctgttttcattgatcatccttgagatgtttctacaacttgattggagtccacctgtggtaaattcaattgattggacatgatttggaaaggcatacacctgtctatataatgtcccagaattgacagtgcatgtcagagcaaaaaccaagccatgaggtcaaaggaattgtccgtagagctccaagacaggattgtgtcgatgcacagatatggggaagtgtaccaaaacatttctgcagtattgaaggcccccaagaacacagtggcctccatcattcttaaatgtttggaaccaccaagactcatcctagagtCTTGAGGCAGGCCCCCTGTCCTGCCGGCCAAACAGAGCAATTGGGGGaaaggggccttggtcagggaggtgaccaagaacctgatggtcactctgacagagctccagggttcctctatggagatgggataatcttccagaaggacaaccatctctgcagcactccaccaatcaggcctttatgataagagtggccagacggaagcaactcttcagtaaaaaggcacatgacagccagcttggagtttgccaaaaggcacctaaaagactcagaccatgagaaacaagattctctggtctgatgaaaccgaaattgaacactttggcctgaatgccaagcatcacgtctggaggaaacctggcaccatccctacagtgaagcatggtggtgacagcatcatgctgtggagatgtttttcagcggcagggactgggagactagtcacgatcgagggaaagatgaacggagccaactacagagagatcattgatgaaaatctgctccagagcgttaaggacctcagactgaatgtctttgagtagcccagtcagagcccggacttgaacctgatcgaacatctctgtagagacctgaaaatagctgtgcagtgacgctcctcatccaacctgacagagcttgtgaggatctgcagagaagaaatgggagaaactccccaaatacaggtgtgccaagcttgtagtctcatacccaagaagacttgaaactgtaatcgctgccaaaggtgcttcaacaaagtactgagtaaaggatctgaatactaatgtaaatgttatatttcattttttcataaaaataaaaataaagaaaaaaacatgttttaaaaaatctttgcaatttgtcattatggggtattgtgatgtcattatggggtattgtgatgtcattatggggtattgtgatgtcattatggggtattgtgatgtcattatggggtattgtaatgtcattatggggtattgtgatgtcattatggggtattgtgatgtcattatgggttattgtgatgtcattatgggttattgtgtgtagattgacgaggggaaaaaacaattaatcatttttagaataaggctgtaacgtaacaaaatgtggaaaaagggaaggggtctcaATACTCATGTCCGCCTTGAAAAACCTTTGTAGTAGGTGGACTCCAAAGGATTTTATATTTCTTCCAGTGTGTCCCCTTGCCATGTACCTGACTGTGCAGTCCCATGTGTCGTTCCATCTGAGCTCTATAGTGTCCCCCGTCCCGCTCGTGGCAAAACCTGATGTGCTCGCGTAGGGACCCTCCGCGGTGGAAGGTATGCTGGCAGAACGGGCAAGCCTGTAGATTTAAAGGGACGCCGTCTAGGACACACATAGCCAGATAGAGGAcaataaaattaaataaactTTTTGTTTCTGAATTAATTTAAGAAACACAATGTCAAGGATTCAAACTGTAGTCAACAGCCATCGAGGAATCCATCTATCTGGCCGTTAATGACATAAGGatgcatttcctgcaattctgacAGTAGCTCCACGGATGTTGTACATGTAACTACAAATATTCTACTCAAATTAGCCTTGTGGGCTATATCAACAGAGATTTGTGTGTTTATAAGGATGCAATATCCATAACCTACCTGGTCTCTCAGATGAGCGCCGAGCCCCAACAGACCAGACGGGAGGGAGGTCATCATGGAGGCGCAGACTGCCAGTGTGGTACATGGCTGGGGCAGGGCTTCTGCCGTTGGGGGGCAGGTGGTTGTGGTGCTGGTAGTGGTGTGAGGCAGGTTGGTGGGAGGATGCCTTTCTCAACTGAACCAGGAAGTCATAGTGGGCCAAGTCCTccaaggccctgctgtctgacctctgacctgctggggaacagagacagagtgaggggaTAAAGAGGTGTAACGGTGATGAACAGAAACAAAGAGACAAAATGACCTTTTATTTTCTATGTAGTATGTACTTCATTAATAGTCCCTAATTCCGTATATATAATTATACATTATCTAGAGAATAGGCTGTCTGATGTCTGATCTGGGGGCAGTTGGCTTATCCCACATGACGTGTCTGTTTTAAATGATCTTGTCATACTGTTATAGTCATTGTTTAACACTTCAAAATACAGAGTTAAACTGTGTTAAAAAAAATGATATGAAGAACTGTGAAAGAGAGAACTTGATGTCTGCTCTGGACATGGGCAGGAATATCCTAGAAGATTTTCCCCGTTGAGTTCAATCACAGGCAGTGATTGAACtaatgtaaagtaaagtaaagacGAGACAGGACAGTCAGAGGGATGTAAAGAGAAGACGAGTCAGAGTGATGTAATGTAAAGAGAAGACGAGTCAGAGTGATGTAAAGTAAAGAGAAGAAGAGTCAGAGTGATGTAAAGTAAAGAGAAGACGAGACAGGACAGTCAGAGGGATGTAAAGAGAAGACGAGTCAGAGTGATGTAATGTAAAGAGAAGACGAGTCAGAGTGATGTAAAGAGAAGACAAGACAGGACAGTCAGAGGGATGTAAAGAGAAGACGAGTCAGAGTGA
This sequence is a window from Oncorhynchus kisutch isolate 150728-3 linkage group LG1, Okis_V2, whole genome shotgun sequence. Protein-coding genes within it:
- the LOC109883825 gene encoding zinc finger E-box-binding homeobox 2 isoform X1, which codes for MMAEESRGKRRKQANPRRNQVDIEWVSSLGSEGEDGDEVGLWSPEPQDYQGSLDKTSLTPSEGEGDGEGTEPGGTPSPRGQSTQPQSPIPREGHWTEREEEVPEITMDRKQKSLMTYTGQRSDSRALEDLAHYDFLVQLRKASSHQPASHHYQHHNHLPPNGRSPAPAMYHTGSLRLHDDLPPVWSVGARRSSERPDGVPLNLQACPFCQHTFHRGGSLREHIRFCHERDGGHYRAQMERHMGLHSQYIDHGAESRKFKCFQCGKSFKYKHHLKEHLRIHSGEKPYECSNCKKRFSHSGSYSSHLSSKKCLTGGGGGGGGGRRGGGESYNNRHSQGTYQSSPASPSAGSSRNSSGKGSPYLPHTQKRQSPMGLGRELYPPGDQSRGVLQGRDLGRLWDPPAEFSLRDNVFKGTNLLPYLHTSAGGKFEQMLQEMFDREEGEVGSPREEGRLGIHNGGRDRKADVPKPLKRNRTGSGDGYRGGGGVTCHWCSQLFPSPAVLLQHERYLCKVNRQAMEVPEGPRRKDHLSPLYFSSRNPLQPPPPDNNNKTSAMANGFSKDKSPLQRPSWHSVPQELLVAMHSPLQPRPDSLSMRSYWSRQKSGRSGGSPGQPAPTSPATDMSSLLPIGPLPSSEIDSPLCLDLSSTTLTPHWSRTIPQGRTAGSGSSQNDQPLDLSLPKPQEGKVLEDSMPSNEHPCLGEKREKTYREPAENQQLHRRLSLCPPWQQHQGVYSGVPMFEGSVYSAYPLFNPMMPAGLARSGHDVVPSLPLSQRFLSPMVYMMESDTDAVLKRIRQERQAIMGEVMDCGGLDYPSLMEEGGEGEGGPGRKRLKKTDDGLYACDICDKTFQKSSSLLRHKYEHTGKRPHECQICRKAFKHKHHLMEHSRLHSGEKPYECDKCGKRFSHSGSYSQHMNHRYTYCSRDQEQEGVEEPPLTPGGSTDLGHVSGGTPFSMEYTPMFLSDASLDGGIGGSAHEEEDETDKTKGGHMKEACTLSGSGSGEGLGLELCSSPVGNERDRPHVNRDNGEGENSGLQTYRLENNDHWDRDALEQNGDQNTDTYELSPEAPLSQ
- the LOC109883825 gene encoding zinc finger E-box-binding homeobox 2 isoform X2, which produces MMAEESRGKRRKQANPRRNQVDIEWVSSLGSEGEDGDEVGLWSPEPQDYQGSLDKTSLTPSEGEGDGEGTEPGGTPSPRGQSTQPQSPIPREGHWTEREEEVPEITMDRKQKSLMTYSQRSDSRALEDLAHYDFLVQLRKASSHQPASHHYQHHNHLPPNGRSPAPAMYHTGSLRLHDDLPPVWSVGARRSSERPDGVPLNLQACPFCQHTFHRGGSLREHIRFCHERDGGHYRAQMERHMGLHSQYIDHGAESRKFKCFQCGKSFKYKHHLKEHLRIHSGEKPYECSNCKKRFSHSGSYSSHLSSKKCLTGGGGGGGGGRRGGGESYNNRHSQGTYQSSPASPSAGSSRNSSGKGSPYLPHTQKRQSPMGLGRELYPPGDQSRGVLQGRDLGRLWDPPAEFSLRDNVFKGTNLLPYLHTSAGGKFEQMLQEMFDREEGEVGSPREEGRLGIHNGGRDRKADVPKPLKRNRTGSGDGYRGGGGVTCHWCSQLFPSPAVLLQHERYLCKVNRQAMEVPEGPRRKDHLSPLYFSSRNPLQPPPPDNNNKTSAMANGFSKDKSPLQRPSWHSVPQELLVAMHSPLQPRPDSLSMRSYWSRQKSGRSGGSPGQPAPTSPATDMSSLLPIGPLPSSEIDSPLCLDLSSTTLTPHWSRTIPQGRTAGSGSSQNDQPLDLSLPKPQEGKVLEDSMPSNEHPCLGEKREKTYREPAENQQLHRRLSLCPPWQQHQGVYSGVPMFEGSVYSAYPLFNPMMPAGLARSGHDVVPSLPLSQRFLSPMVYMMESDTDAVLKRIRQERQAIMGEVMDCGGLDYPSLMEEGGEGEGGPGRKRLKKTDDGLYACDICDKTFQKSSSLLRHKYEHTGKRPHECQICRKAFKHKHHLMEHSRLHSGEKPYECDKCGKRFSHSGSYSQHMNHRYTYCSRDQEQEGVEEPPLTPGGSTDLGHVSGGTPFSMEYTPMFLSDASLDGGIGGSAHEEEDETDKTKGGHMKEACTLSGSGSGEGLGLELCSSPVGNERDRPHVNRDNGEGENSGLQTYRLENNDHWDRDALEQNGDQNTDTYELSPEAPLSQ